TGTTAGTGCAATAAATTGATTTAAAGGACATAATGTAATACAATCGGGTATTGTTAAAAGAAGCGGTTCCGAACTCGAATTTTTATAAGAAACCTGAAAAAATATATGAATTGTACATAGAATGTATATGAccactttcaaatattttaagtaCCTACCGTTACGAAATactgattttttaaatttactctTAATTCTATGAGAATCATAGCAGTATATGGTGGGCAATGAGGTTCAAACACACCCAAAGTCATTAACATATTAGCAACAGTTTCATCGTGGGCACTATACATCCACACTTTTCTATCAggcattaaaatattttttgattTTTTCTCCATATGATCTATCATTTCTCCCAATAACGAACCTGTTATCACGTTTCGTGTACATAAAAAATTACACAAAATTGATACATATTCGCATATAACAATAAATGATACAAATGCAAGGTACATAGAACTTATATATATTAAATGCAGAATAATGAATAACACGTACCTGATTTTAATCTTTGAAGTATTTTATTGTGAGCTCTGATTGTAAAACTTTTCGCAGCTATTGATTTAAGTTTATCTGGAAACACAGATTTTGTCCATTCTGGTAATGTCTTATTATAAAGATTCTATAACGGacatatttaattaattaattgggtttgttaaatataaaaattgaataaagaAATTAAAGATACAAGCGATATCATAATCGTACCTCGATAAATAATATATCGTAAAGTTCTGCCACTGTTCTTAGAGACGAAATTTTATTTCCTgatttttttgttaaatatgcATATAAgtctttattttctttatcTATGCGTTTCATTTCTGGGGATTTGAGAACTTTGTCAAATTCATAATTATATCTAGGACAGTACTTTCTAGCAGCCAGTACATAGTCTTCATTTTCAGGAATAGTATGAACAGGAATAGGCATCCATTTAATAGTGTCCCATACTTGACCACCGTTTGGTGGATATAGGCCAGCAAGATGTGCTTCTGCTGACATTAAAGTGCGATCCACATCCGTACTTTGGACATAGATATCAAATGGAGAGTACAAGTCAAGCAGCAAGTGTGAATAGCGTTTGCGGAGCCAACGGCCGAGCAGCAGATGTTGATGTTTCCCAAGCTATATCATACAATAAATACATTAATGGTCGTTTAAATATTTCAGAATTAAATAGATTTTAAAATATGATTGGACTTGTAGTCAAATTTTCCATTATGTTTTATGGATTCTTAAACCAATATATTGTGTAAACATATTTTACATAATATTTAACATTACCAAAATTTCATGTATTATATCCATAGATTTTATAAATTAACGTACAATATTTTCATAATGTCCTTTACGCGAAATATAATcatataaaataattaacaaatttaaataatatgctATCAAAATGATTATATTCCTATCAGAAATAAAAAGTGACATTATCAAAATAAATGTCATAATTGGAATATACTTATACGTacttatatgtatgtatattgatAAATAACTTACATTTGTTAATTGGCCATATGGAACAGGCcaaatactttgattattgtagGGGTCATTGATATAAGATGTGGAAGGTGTCCTATCTCCATGTCTATACaactacaaaataataaaataattaattgggCAAATAGGAGTAATTACGTACAAATAAATTGGACAGTCCGCTTCACATGGTTTTTTTATgaataaatacaaatttaagAATTTGTGCGATAATTAAagcgtttattttgaaaaataaatcaaGAAATGCATGTCATGATTAGTTGAAACACATTTGCATATTTGACTCTTTAATGTTTAACGCATCGTCAACGTACAATTTAAGGGTGAAAACGTTATTTAATCATTCTTTTAATACGCTTGATTTCAGGAGAGAAAGGAAACTTCAAACTTACGACATTTGCGAAAATAATGGACCCCAAATCTGTATCCTCTGCACGAAACAGGCTTATAATAGAAAATGCCAGGACTATGATGAGCAGGTTTGTTCTCATGTTTCAAATTTCTCTGTTTAATACTTTCTGACCTCTACTAAAGAGGCTTCACGTGGAAATTGAATAAAGCATCGATCTATTGATTGCCACAACCTGTGGAATACTATAACGATTCCAACATCTTTTGACAACCAGATTGGCGTATGTTTTACTTTTGTCCGATGTGTTGGTGATTACATGTGCAAGATCACAGTTTAAATGCAGCCATAGATAGCTACAAAAATCCGAAAGTTGCGAAATTCGTCTTGATGCTTTGTTCTCCCAATATTATTCCCCACCCCATTCTTGATTTGTGCAGTACATTACTCACTTCGACAGTGGTACTCATTTTATGTATCTTTCCTAAAAAATATCTTATCTTGCGTTTCCGTTTGAGCTTTAGATCTCCGATAAATTAAATTGGAACGTCATTTTTAACGATTGAGGCTTATGAATTTCCGAAAACATGTAATTTATCAATAGTAAATTATTGTTGCAACTCCTTAGAGCGGCGGCAAATAATTGCATATGATCACGAATATCgatttgtttttaattattccgaattgttaaatttaattttctgcataattaaaacattaaatattttataattttctctcGAATATGTCTGATTATTCGAACTACGAATAGAAGTACACAGACATATAGTGAGTACGAAGTAGAAAGTATTAATTTGAAGGGACTGCGCCAAGTACGCTTGTAACTGGTCGTAAAACATAATTGAAAATAACAATCATTGTTTtaacatataattaaaaattgtaatatattttatacaacGTCTGTACATAAATTTGATAATACATCTATTTTCaacttaaaattatataaaaagaaGTCGGAAGAAGGATTTCATTATATAATCGGGAATGATAACAGTACCATCCTACATTACAATGTTTTTTATAAAAGAGTTTGCACGTTGTAATCTATTTTACGCCGTTAACCAGAATTCGCAATATAAAATTCGTATATAATCTTCGTTTCTATATTACAATATATGAATACATACAACTATTTATAATACATACATATAAGTCACCTTAGACACCAGATTAATTCACCTGTTTTTATCATATAAATATACAGAGAGCAATCAAACTTGTTTCCAAATCTTTTTGATCTTTTAAATAAATACATCTTTTTGCGTATGCTATGCAGGTGTATAAGCAATTtatagaatttaaaaattttacatgATTAACCACTGTACTATAATCGTTTCTTTTTATATAATAGAGGGATCACATTTTTCAGCTTTTGCCAATTTAACTTCTTAGGCGTCCACGTATGTACAGGCATATAAATTGAAAACTTTTGCACGTTttcttattataattattttgcgTTGTGATGAGAAATATATTTTCACGTAGTTTCAAGATACAGAAAGAAAATTGCAATGAAGAACCATTAAAACTCTCGGTCGATGTTTTCTTTAGAGCTGAACTGCGTTTTGGAAAGAAAAGTTCGAGCAAATAAGGAGTGTCTCTGCATTTGTAAAGTTTGTTACGTAATAGTGGTGTGTATTTGATAAGTGGTAGATAATCAAATTTGTGGGCCGCTTAAGGGGTTAAACTGTAAAAATTTAGGTTTGGggcatattaaaaaaaaaaaatctatgtACCAATAATACCTAAATATCTCTGTGTTGTTTGCATCCAATGTTACCTAACAACAAGTAATGGAATATGCTTTGAACAAGACAACAAGAATATTTAAATCAATCTCCGCTGGCGATAACGTTGTCtaagagaaattaaaaattgcgcTATAAACGGCCACAAAATTAATATGGTAAATAATCGCGGTGAACATTCTGGTAAAGGCCACCATTTTGGATACAAAGTTGTTGTAGGCTGTTTCtataaagacaatgaattattcaGTAATTAGATATGATAATAATaagatataaattttattgtaaagtaTACTTACTATTGGCGGTGCTAATGCTTGTAATGCTCGACCTTCTAAGCTGCGTACTCTAGCTGTTATTCTATCCAAATCTCGTTGTAAATTTTGCATAGTTGTAGCTATTTGATTAAAAAACTCGGCATTGGATTTTTCATCTTTCTTGACCCGTTGTcgacctctttcttgtttgctgTCTATTACTGTTTCTGTATAGCTATTTATGTTGGCATATCCGTTAGTTAATTCTGAAGGATTCTCCTTCGAGACAACTGGTTCGCTAATTTTATCGTTAGTAACGCTGAAGCCATTAGATATTTTTTGAGAAGAGGAGGCAGTTGTTACTATATCCTTCTGCGACCGTTCTGGCGCGGACTGTAAATAAAAGATCAGTTCCGGTCATATggatcaaaattaaaaataaattcaacactGCGAATATTTCATAATAACAATAGCTTACTTCAACAGTATCTATAAATTCTTCTTCCTCGCCATCGGTATCTGGTGGTAATGGACTCGCGCTATTGCTACTAGCCGGGCTAGTTTCTAAACTACTCGCAATGTGTCGAGTCACGTTACAAACTCTGTGTGGCGATGTTTCTCTAGATGCTGCGCAAAAAGTAATTAACGTAGTACATAATTGTTGGtcttcgtttaaaaatatttatcgatcgtaaatgtaaaatatatttgtacctTGATAACTTATCAGATATCTCAACAAAACATAAAGCATGTATATTATTGTTATTTACAAACACTAACCCAAAGGTGAACCAGACAATGGTGAGCCAGGTTGTGAACGTATACGTTCTAAAACAGGTCCAACAAGTAATTCCAAATCCTCTGCTGGAACACTTTCATAAAATGTGTCTAAACTGCCCAAGAAATTAGCTACCTTGTCGGTGTAAGACATTGTCTCTATGATCTATCAAAATATGTACGTTGAATGTTAagcaacaatttttaaatattaattaatacatAATAGAattatacagtagtgcccacttaagtgaccgaatttttgcccacttaagtgacttcttcgaacatcgagcgtgtcgagcgTAACTTGACGCCGGTCCTTATCGATACATCGTATATATGGTTTCGCGTGCCAGTATTGTATCTCACACGTATttatcctctttccttatctccgttgaattctgagaactaaccatgcccacataaatgatgACCGTGGCCGGTCCCGAGCGTGGTCACTTACGTGGGCATTACTGTATTTGTTTTTGAACGCAACCTTTTTTAATTCTTCCACATAATTATTCATAGCTTCTGTTTTACTCATATTGCCCAAACGTGTCCAAGCATCCCACTTTGCCTTCTTGACCACTTCCCAGAAAGCAGGCTTTGGCTGTTGACATGGTCCCTCTGTTGCTTGTTTATAGTATGCATAAAAACGTAGCATAATTTCATTGCTAGGTTGATATACTCCTAAAACACAGTACaacatattaaataatatacaaataaCTCTTTAATGAAAGCATCTATATTACCATTTCCATTTTACCATAAAAGATTTAAATGcaacaattaaattatatttaaaataatagaatATATATTAACATTAAATGTTTCTTCTGCGTCAAAATAAATGCTTTGGACAAAATTGGCATTTACTGGTTACCATTTCATATGTatttagataaaaaaaaaaattattttaaactaaTAACGAAAAATTAATGGTACTATCCATAAAAATTCAAGATATAGTTGCGATTACTCAAGAGGAACGTTCCAGTTTTAAACACAAAGTGCAGTTTACCTATACCTGCTCTGTTAGAAAGTGAAATGAGAGCACACACATTTACTTAGAATAAATGGAAAGTACATTTCTACATCTATGACTTTAATAATAGTGAAGACATACATTGCTTCCAATGTAATGCCAAAATGTGGATCTGAAATTGCATAAGGACCTTTTGTACAAAACTTACATTTGTAGATTATATaggaaagaaaaattgaaatatatattttaatagctcttattaaaatttttgtaagAGACTCTTTCATATTTTAGTActattatgcaaattcatatattATATACTTTCATAAATGTGTACAATGATATgcatagaaataaaaaaaaaatgcttatcTATAATGATATCAAGAGAGTAGAAGTTACTTATaggcatatatatgtatatgtatatgtatatgtacatgtatatgtatatgtattagtattagtattaataatttttcttttttttttttatgttttatttttattaacatcgttaacattaataatttacaatatttactttGCCTGACATATAAGCAATTTGTGCTTTGACTAGTGTTGCAAAAAGGATATGAATGACACGTCGTTAATTAAAAACGTCGTGGACGTACTAGTCGCGTTTGTGTGACAGAtgcggataaatattttgtcaaGTCAGACATGAACTTTGTACAATTGCTTAACGACCATTTGATTTGCAAATaaagtaaatattgtaaatgttCCATTTGTGTATTACTAATTAAAGGAAAAACTCGTTTGTCGTGTTTCGggcgaataaaaaaagaaagaaaaaaaacataGGACAGCGTACACACCGTAGCTGTAGTTGGTAAAATATTTTCCACTCCGAATACTGCAACGTACAAGGAAAGGAGGACAATAATGGAACTTGAATTTCCGCAAAACAATACATAATAACGAGACGGGAGAATTGATCAGACAAGTCAAATTAATTGCCTAAACATTTTACCATTTTTTGGCAGACTTCTGATCACATTAACAGCCGCGTGAAACTTCTCTTCTGTCGTCATGGCAAAATCCGCAGTTTTTAAACAGACAGATATACACGTCTGCTTCGCTTCTACGTTACTTTGTTCTCGTTAATATCGACCACTTCTAATGAATTTAGTCAATGTATTTTCAAACAGACACTTTcgataaaagaaataaaaattgacaAGTTGACTACCGGATTGAACGAAAAATCAGTATAAACGGTGGTACAAGAAGAGAATGACAGATAACCGATTGATGACTGGCGATCGTCCGTACGGTGATCGTATATACACAACAGCGCATGCGCGTTAAATGATTGGATAAGCTTAACCCCTTCTTTTACGCAGTATGCCACCGACACTGGCCGCTTTCAGGGCCAGGAGTTCTGCATTGTTTGGTATATTGCTTGAAATACTATTTTCTGGAATAGTCATTAAATGAATGTAAAcggaataattaattaattcaaaGAAAAAACTCGTTTTATTTGAATCGTCAaaactaaatattttatatattatgatAATGTCACAGAGTACATATAAAGGTGACACTTCTGTCGGAACCTTTGATGTTCGATATCCCAATTTCGGGAACCATCCCATAGAGGCAATGTTGTCGATGTTAGTATTAATACCCCTTAAACATAAAGGTAGGCAAAACTTTTCGATCGGCGAGTACCCTTTACATATACAAGATGAGCGAAATGTTTCGACCAAGTGAAATGTTAAAAGTATCTGTTAAATGGGTAACCCCTAGTCAGTACCCCTTGAATATACAAGTTGgttgaaaggctcacatttgcc
This genomic window from Colletes latitarsis isolate SP2378_abdomen chromosome 8, iyColLati1, whole genome shotgun sequence contains:
- the LOC143344871 gene encoding prostatic acid phosphatase, which produces MRTNLLIIVLAFSIISLFRAEDTDLGSIIFANVLYRHGDRTPSTSYINDPYNNQSIWPVPYGQLTNLGKHQHLLLGRWLRKRYSHLLLDLYSPFDIYVQSTDVDRTLMSAEAHLAGLYPPNGGQVWDTIKWMPIPVHTIPENEDYVLAARKYCPRYNYEFDKVLKSPEMKRIDKENKDLYAYLTKKSGNKISSLRTVAELYDILFIENLYNKTLPEWTKSVFPDKLKSIAAKSFTIRAHNKILQRLKSGSLLGEMIDHMEKKSKNILMPDRKVWMYSAHDETVANMLMTLGVFEPHCPPYTAMILIELRVNLKNQYFVTVSYKNSSSEPLLLTIPDCITLCPLNQFIALTKEVIPVNWEKECVMDWDKFGYNINATAVIAILTSSILMLVLLILSVIGFIYWHYKREHNQYYLRLTTDPI
- the LOC143344873 gene encoding acyl-CoA-binding domain-containing protein 4; this translates as MTTEEKFHAAVNVIRSLPKNGVYQPSNEIMLRFYAYYKQATEGPCQQPKPAFWEVVKKAKWDAWTRLGNMSKTEAMNNYVEELKKIIETMSYTDKVANFLGSLDTFYESVPAEDLELLVGPVLERIRSQPGSPLSGSPLASRETSPHRVCNVTRHIASSLETSPASSNSASPLPPDTDGEEEEFIDTVESAPERSQKDIVTTASSSQKISNGFSVTNDKISEPVVSKENPSELTNGYANINSYTETVIDSKQERGRQRVKKDEKSNAEFFNQIATTMQNLQRDLDRITARVRSLEGRALQALAPPIKQPTTTLYPKWWPLPECSPRLFTILILWPFIAQFLISLRQRYRQRRLI